Part of the Saccharomyces kudriavzevii IFO 1802 strain IFO1802 genome assembly, chromosome: 8 genome is shown below.
TCGCTTTTCTCTTCTCATCGCTATCCACATGGCTGACCACTGTGCAGTATATACAGGCTCTATGACTCTTGGCGTTTCATTCACAAATGTTATGGCTCCTGAAGTATGATATAAAACTTTTACTTCTTTAGCTTGCTCCCATGGCTGAGGCATGTTCTCTAACAATTTCAGAATAGCATGTGGTAAATACTTCAAAGCGCCCAGAAAGGCTTTTTTGTCTGTATTGTACATTTTGGAAGCCATGTCACTATGGCTGTTGATAATCTTCCTCAGATGTTCAGGAGGCATCTCGGCTTTTGGAGTATACAAGTTGTCTGTGCCTGCCGTCTtggccaattttttttgacgttttctttctttcctaGTGATAAACGATCCTTTCAATGTGCctaatttccttttcccaCGTAAtttgtcattattatctGTGCTGAACTCAAATCCATCAGGGTCTGAGGGTGGTGGAGGTGGCGGTGGTAGAGCGGTTCCCATAGTACGCTCAATATTTACTTCAAAGGCACCTGGAGGCGGTGGTGGaggtggaaaaaaaggatcATCATTAACCGGTGGTGGTTTCAATGGATTATTCAATCCTTCAAACTCGAATCCAGGAGGCGGAGGAGGAGGTGGAGGTGGAAATGCTAAGTCTTCGTTCTCTTCAAAACCAGGAGGTGGGGGCGGTATTCCACTCATCTTTTTTCGGTCTTAATTTTGTactgaaagaaatttttaacTTAGGAAATGTCTttataaaattcaaattgtcTTTTCCCCCTACGAAACTACTAGTTTTGGGGTTCTTCTACTGAGCATACTATCTTTAGTTTAATGTACATATAAATAACTACATTGTCGCatctataaaaaattcGTATCATTTTGTACGTATGTGCAATAATGAATGGCTAAATATTAGGCGTATAGCTATGTACTTGATCCGTTACATGTGTCTTCTGCACTCTCGAGCAAGCATACGAGCCTCCTCGATCTCTTGAGACGTTCCACTAGATACCCCCATTGCATAATCATAGGCCAATTGATAGTTGCCGGCCTTGATCTCGAAGACAGTCAGCCAGAGTCGTGCCTTAACAGTTTCATCAGTTACCACGCCTTCCAAAAGTTCTTCCACATCTACACACTTTGTCATAAATTTCTTACACTCCTGCAAATCTTCAAGTTCTTCGTATAGTTGTGCTAACCGGTAATATATTGAGGTGTTTTGATCGACCGTTTGCGAGGCCTTTATAGATCTCTTGTAGCATTTTATAGCTTCCAGTTTATTTCCTGTTTTATTATAGCATTCTCCCAGTACTTGCCAGATTCGACGATCCCAAGGTTTCAGCGTACATGCTTTTTGGAAGTAGTAAAGGGAATATAGGTGCATGTCCAAGAGGGCGTAAGCCTGGCCCAATCCGAACCATGCTTTGAAATCTCGAGGACAAATATCCACAGCCCGACGGTAGCATTCGATTGCAGCATGCGAGTTGCTTAGCTCAACAAATTCGTGGCCCATCAACGTCCATGCATTCGTAGTTTTCTTGTCTAATGTTAGCGCTCGACGAAAATACATGATAGATTTTTCGTGTTCCTGTCGAGCGCTGTAGTAATTGGCTATGATACAACATGTTTCTGGCCTAAACCTATCTATTTGAGAGACGAACTGAGCCAAGTAGGCTAGTTTTGAATTCTTCTGCATGACATACAGAATATTCGAATACGTTTCCAAATCGTTGACACGGTAGGGATCCTGCTTAACAATGTCATCGAACCGGCTTTCCGCAGTGACATAATCTAGATTGTTATAGCTTATGGTGGCATTGTACGCCTTCAAAAAGGTGAAGTTGGGGAAAATTTGCAGTAAAAATTCTAAATCTTCAAAGTAATCTTCCAGCTGGCCATtaagttcttcaaatacttttagtttgaaaaacttaaTCATTATATTGAACTCTATCATTCGCTGACTACCAAGATTTTCAGAGGGTTtgaattggaaattttGATATAGATAATTATTTAAGAGCAATGCATCGTCGACTTTTTGCAAACAGTCCATCAGTTCTAACCAGCAGGACCAGTTGAAGGAATAACAACTGAGCGATTTCAAGAATGATGACATGGCTTTGgatatgtttttttcctgcttCAAGATGATTCCTCGTAAATAATATAGCAGTGCCAGTCCCAAGCCAGCCTCATCGTCGTTTATTTTGACTTCATGAGATTCTAGAAAAGCAttgatttccttcaaaatagACGATATATTCGATTGCGCCTCATGCTCATTGGAAACCATCCTCAAATTGGTGCGTTGCGGGCCACCTTGGCTTATATCCTCATTTCCACTACCGTCTCCATCTTTGTCAGCCCTGTATATTCCGTCAGTAAACTTTCCCGTAGTCAAAACATTTTCCATACTTTCCTGACTTTTCTTGTCCCATGATAGAAATTTACTGTatagtttcaaaaactttaaacATGGATTGGTAAcatctttcaagaaaaaaacgcATCGATCAAACTCCTTGGCATCAAATAATGTGGATCCGAGGAGATATAGGTCGTACTCAGACTCTGACAGCCCAAACCCATTTTGTGgtatttcaaatatttgtTTCGGTACGCCTTGTTTATTTCTCAGCGGAGATTCATCAATCAAGGACTGCGATTGGTCAGCATCAATGGGTTCAATAAGTCCCACTAGCGCCTCTGCTGCCCACTTCGAGGCACCATATAGCTTCCATCGTGATAGTTCTGTGGCAGCCTTTCGGAGTTGAATACGCGTGTCTTGTATTACCTTATCCTGGCCGTCGTCACTCATGGTTGCaaagttcttttcaatCGGGTCTTAGCCGCCAAGTGTCCTAATCCTAACTTTCAAGATGCTAGTACCTCCAACTCTTCCTTAGACTAGTTAAAAATACTGTAGTATTTAGTCTACTATGTGAAGAAGTCACTATTTACCCGAATTACTATGCGCGCTACCGAAAAATACTGGGAAGCTAAGCAATAGAAAGAGCAAACATTTGAGAGATACTGTGCCATGAAAAAACCCAGTGCACTAGTTTTCAGTTAGCAGTATTGTGACTATCGAGtgaaaataatgacaaGGGAAGAAAGAAGTACTTATTTTGAATCTCTTTGCGAAGAAGAGCAGGGTTTGCAGGA
Proteins encoded:
- the CDC23 gene encoding anaphase promoting complex subunit CDC23 (similar to Saccharomyces cerevisiae CDC23 (YHR166C); ancestral locus Anc_5.72), with protein sequence MSDDGQDKVIQDTRIQLRKAATELSRWKLYGASKWAAEALVGLIEPIDADQSQSLIDESPLRNKQGVPKQIFEIPQNGFGLSESEYDLYLLGSTLFDAKEFDRCVFFLKDVTNPCLKFLKLYSKFLSWDKKSQESMENVLTTGKFTDGIYRADKDGDGSGNEDISQGGPQRTNLRMVSNEHEAQSNISSILKEINAFLESHEVKINDDEAGLGLALLYYLRGIILKQEKNISKAMSSFLKSLSCYSFNWSCWLELMDCLQKVDDALLLNNYLYQNFQFKPSENLGSQRMIEFNIMIKFFKLKVFEELNGQLEDYFEDLEFLLQIFPNFTFLKAYNATISYNNLDYVTAESRFDDIVKQDPYRVNDLETYSNILYVMQKNSKLAYLAQFVSQIDRFRPETCCIIANYYSARQEHEKSIMYFRRALTLDKKTTNAWTLMGHEFVELSNSHAAIECYRRAVDICPRDFKAWFGLGQAYALLDMHLYSLYYFQKACTLKPWDRRIWQVLGECYNKTGNKLEAIKCYKRSIKASQTVDQNTSIYYRLAQLYEELEDLQECKKFMTKCVDVEELLEGVVTDETVKARLWLTVFEIKAGNYQLAYDYAMGVSSGTSQEIEEARMLARECRRHM